ACGCCTAAACATGTTTTGGATCAAGTGATTTCAGTGAATAAGTTTTTGGGGTTACCAATGCGTTTACCTAAGGAAGTAACATATGATAAAATTTTACAATATATTCAGTATGACAAGAAAAATGTTGGTGGATTTTTAACATTTGTCTTATTGAAAGATATTGGTGCACCAGAAATATTCAAAGGAATTACCAAAGAAGAGGTTTTGGATGCCCTATATTATCAGTTAAATATAGCTCTGGATGTAACGAAAGGTTAGTAAAACAAAAAAACATTGCACATTTTGTTAATACGTGTTAGAATTTTTGTTATATATATGAAATTATTGAATGAAAAATAGTTGAGTATTAGTCCTTAAGTAAGAGTTTTTTAGTGAATAATATAGTAGAGCAATTTAGAGTAGAGTTTAGAGGTTTTTAGCTGAGGCAAGATAATATTGGCATTACACCATAGTTAGAGTTTAGTAGAGTTGAGCAGAGACGAGTTTAGGTGAGCAGAGCGTAATGTTGTATTACGTATATTTCTGCATATCAAGTGTCTCGTAGGAGGCACTTTTTTATTTATAGCATTATGTTACATTATGTAATGCTCTCCTTTACTATTTTTGCTCTCCATTTTGAAAGGAGAGATCCCCAATGTACCCATCTTTTCAAACATTTTGCGAATTTGCAAAAGACTATCAAATGATTCCTATTCAAAAAGAGTATATTGCTGACTTTGAAACACCCATCAGTATTTTTAATAAAATTGTACATGAGAAAAATGTCTTTTTATTAGAAAGTGTCGAAGGTGGTGAAAAGTGGGCTAGATATTCCTTCATTGGTAAGAACCCATTTCTTATTGCCACAATTCATAATCAACAACTAATTTTAAAAGGTACGATTAATCAAGAAATAAAAACGTTACAACCTTTAGACGAATTAGAAAGAATTCTTTCTGATTATAAGAGTCCAATGATTCATGGGATGCCACCTTTTACAGGGGGAGCGGTAGGTTTTTTTGCTTATGACATAATCCAATATTTTGAGAAAATCCCTAAAAAATCAGGCGTTCATAATACACCAGAAGCATGTTTCTTATTATGTGATGAAATTATCGTTTACGACCATAAACTCCAAAAAATGATTATAATAGCAAATATAAATATTGATCGTACAACAGAGTTATCTAAGGAAAAGTTAAAAGAATTATACATGCTAGCTGAGCAAAGAATTGATCATCTGTACAGTCAATTAAAGAGTAATACACCACAAAAATCGGTTACAGAAAAGGTATTGAAAGATAAGATTCCTGCATTTAGATACCGAGTACAAAGTGATACGTCCAAGGATGAATTTTTCGCGATGGTAGATCAAGCGAAAGAATATATCAAATCAGGCGATATCTTTCAGGTTGTATTATCACAAAAATGGTCTATCGATACACTTGCAACTCCATTTGAGACTTATCGAATCCTAAGAACATTAAATCCTTCACCATATATGTATTACCTTGATATTGAAGGGATTCAGGTAGTAGGCACATCCCCAGAATTGTTGGTACGAGTAGCGGATAAGAAAATTGAGACGAAGCCAATCGCAGGCACAAGACCAAGGGGAAGAACTGAAAGTGAAGACTTAGAGCTTGAGCAAAATCTTTTAAATGATAAGAAAGAGTGTTCGGAACATTTAATGTTAGTTGACTTAGGAAGAAATGACGCAGGTAGAGTATCGGAATATGGTAGCGTTAAAGTAACGCAATTTATGGAAATAGAGCGCTATTCCCATGTAATGCATATCGTATCTAATGTTCAAGGTCAATTACGAGATGGCTTAACTCCCTTTGATGCATTAAAAGGATGTTTCCCAGCAGGAACAGTGTCTGGTGCACCTAAGGTGCGGGCAATGGAGATTATAGCAGAATTGGAGAAACAAAGCCGTGGTCTTTATGCAGGAGCCATTGGATATATAGGATTCTCAGGTAATTTCGATAGCTGTATTACAATACGAACAATAATTTTTGAGAATGGAAAGGCCTACTTGCAGGCTGGAGCAGGTATTGTATATGACTCAATACCAGAGATGGAATACCAAGAAACTATTAACAAAGCAAAAGCACTTATGAGTGCTATTGAACATGCAGAAGAGGTCTTTCACATTGAAGAGAAGGGGGATTTATATGCTTAATCTATATCTAGAGAGGATTAAGAGCGGTAAAGATCTCACAGAGGTTGAGGCCCAATCTGCACTTTCTCACATCATGGAAGGCAAAGCGACAGAACAAGAGATAGAAGATTTGTTAATTAATTTATCATCTAAAGGTGAAAGTATAGAAGAAATTATAGGTTTTGCTAGAGCCATGCGTCAATATTCAATAAAGGTAGATTTAGGAACTACAGAGCTTCTTGATACATGCGGTACTGGAGGAGACGGTGGTAAAATATTTAACGTTTCAACTGCAGTAGCGATTATAGCAGCAGCCGCTGGAGTTGCCGTAGCAAAACACGGGAATCGTGCAATATCAGGGAAAAGTGGTAGCATTGACGTTCTAGAGCAACTTGGTATCGCCATCGACCTGGATGTTGCGGAGTTAAAGACTATCTTTATGCAGACAAATTTAGCTTTTTTATTTGCTTTGCATCATCATCCAGCTATGAAATATGTAGGACCAGTAAGAAAAAAACTAAAAAAACGAACCATTTTTAACATGTTAGGACCGATAACGAACCCTGCAGGTGCAAACTATCAATTAATAGGAGTATATAGTGAAGAATTAACTGATAAAATTGCAACTGCGTTACTTAAGCTTGGTTGTAGAAAAGGGCTAATCGTTCACAGTTATTCTGGTCTAGATGAGCTTAGCATTGATGGCCCGACTAAAGTAACTGAAATTAATAACGGAAATCTGAGCAGCTTTAATATAGAGCCAACGCAGGTGGGTCTACAACAATCCCTGCTACATGAAATCTCAGGGGGTACGCCAGAAGAAAACGCTAATATAATTCGCAAAATATTAGAAGGTGAAAAAGGGCCAAACCGTGATATAGTATTATTCAATGCAGGTGCGGCCTTGTATACATCAAACCATAGCACTTCCATAGAAGCGGGAGTAGAACTCGCAGCTAGAATTATTGATGAAGGCATTGCCTGGACCAAATTAAATCAATATATACAGATATCAAATGAACTTGTAATGAATAGGGGGGCGCAACATGATATTAGATAAAATAGTAGAACAAAAGAAACTTGAAGTAGAGGCATTAAAAGAGTTGTACCAAGGTAAAAATTATCAAAAACTTTTGACAGAAGTATTACCTGTTCGAAACTTTTATCAAAACCTAAAAGAACATAGTAGAACATATCCTCTAGCAATCATTGCAGAAGTAAAAAAAGCATCACCATCCAAAGGAATCATCAAAGAAGATTTTGATCCCATTCGTACTGCCAATGAATATGCAAGTAATGCTGTAGCGGCAATCTCAGTTTTAACTGATAGTGAATTTTTCAAAGGGAGTTTTGAATATTTAAAAGCCATTCGATCAGAAGTGAATCTGCCATTATTATGCAAAGATTTTATTATTAGCCCCTATCAGATTATTCATGCAAGAAAACACGGTGCAGATGCCATTCTCTTAATTGCCAAAATATTAGAAAAGGAAGACATTCAATCTTTATATCAGTTTGCAACTGATTTGGGCATGGATTGCTTAATAGAAATACACGATGGTAATGATTTGGATAAAGCACTTACCTTAGATGCTAAAATTATCGGAATCAATAACAGAGATTTAGATACATTTGAGACACATTTAAGAAACACTGAAAAGTGGATAAAGCACATACCACAGCATATTATCAAGATTAGTGAAAGTGGAATTGATTCTAAGCAAGACAGTCAAACTGTTCGAAAATATGGTGCCAATGGAATATTAGTTGGAGAATCGTTAATGAGATCCAACTCTATCGCTAATAAAATCAAGGAGCTTCGGTTAGAGGAGCTGATGCTCAATGCTTAAAGTGAAAATATGTGGAATCAATGATAAACATATTTTTGAATTCTTAATTCAAGAACAAAAGATACATTATCTAGGAATGATCTTTGCAGAAAGTAAGCGTAAAGTTACAATGGAATTGTTAAGTGAGTTTGCTCAATCACTGCCAATCGATAAAGAAAATAGCAATATAAATACAAAGTTCGTAGCGGTTTTTATGAATCAGAGCTTGGATGAAGTAGAGTTTGCTCTAAACGCATTTCCATTCGATATGATTCAATTACATGGAGAAGAAACCGTTGGTTACTGCAAAAAAATCAAAAAGATGTATCCGAATATACAAACCATAAAAACACTATCGATACCACACAACATCATTGATGAAAGTTTAATTATACAAGATTTACAGCGCAAAATTTCGTATTACAGAAATTGTGTCGATATGTTTTTACTTGATACCAAGATTGGAAATTTAGTCGGAGGGACAGGTGAAGTGTTCCCTTGGGATGTTGTGAAACCGCTCATAGATAATACGTATCGGGATTATCCTATAGGAATAGCAGGTGGACTTCATCCAGACAATGTAAGAAATCTAATGGAAACAATTGCACCTGATTTCATAGACGTTAATAGTGGTCTAGAAGTAGACGGCATAAAGAACAAAGATAAAATATTGCAATTAATGAACGTATTGGAGGGTGTCAATCGTGTCAAATAAAGATATGGATTCGAAACAAAGCAAACAAGGCAAACAAGGTCGTTTTGGAAAGTTTGGTGGACAGTTTGTTCCTGAAACTGTAATGTTTGCAGTGAGAGAGCTAGAAGAACAGTATAATCATTATAAATCAGATCCGGATTTTATAAAGGAATATCATTATCTTTTAGAGAATTATTCTGGTCGCAAAACACCACTGTACTTTGCTCAACGATTAAGTGAACAGTTAGGCGGAGCCAAAATATACCTAAAAAGAGAAGACTTGAATCACACGGGTGCTCATAAAATCAATAATACAATTGGTCAGGCTCTTTTAGCAAAGAAAATGGGGAAAACTAAAATAGTTGCTGAAACAGGTGCTGGGCAACATGGTGTAGCGACTGCGACGGTTTGTGCTTTATTAGGATTAGAATGCACTGTTTTTATGGGAGAAGAAGATGTACGCCGACAAAAACTTAATGTATTCCGTATGGAGCTATTAGGTGCTAAAGTTCAAGCTGTAACTTCTGGTACGAGAACCTTAAAAGACGCTACTAATGAGGCATTGCGATATTGGGTTGCTAATGTAGAAGATACTTTTTATATTATAGGATCCGTCGTTGGACCTCATCCATATCCAACGATTGTACGTGATTTTCAGAGAATTATAGGTGATGAGGCAAGGGAGCAGTTTTTGGCTCAAGAATCGAAACTTCCTGATTGTGTCGTTGCTTGCGTAGGTGGTGGCAGTAATGCAATAGGTATGTTTACGGCCTTTCTTGACGATCAACAGGTACAACTGATTGGTGTTGAAGCAGCTGGTGAAGGAATTGATACGGACCGCCATGCCGCTACGATGACGAAGGGAAGTATTGGAATCCTCCATGGAATGAAAACCTATTTATTACAAGATTCGTATGGACAGATTATCCCTGTTCATTCAATATCTGCAGGATTAGATTATCCAGGCATAGGACCAGAACACGCTCATTTAAAAGACATTCAAAGGGTTGAATATAAACCGATTACCGACCAGGAAGCACTAGATGCCTTTCAGCGTCTTTGTAAAACAGAAGGTATCATAGCTGCATTAGAAAGCTCCCATGCAGTAGCTGAAGCGATTAAACTTGCGCCATCTATGAAATCTGACCAAAGTATAATTATTTGCCTATCTGGAAGAGGAGATAAAGATGTGCATACAATTTTAGAGTATTTAGGGGGTGCACAAAATGAGTAAATTATTTGTTCCTTTTATCAGTGCTGGATATCCAACGATAGACACAACGAAAAATATTTTACTTGAATTTAACGATATGGGTCTTCCATATATAGAACTCGGTATCCCATATTCAGACCCAATTGCTGATGGTCCAGTGATACAAAAAGCAAGTGAAATCGCTTTGCAAAATGGCATAAATCTTTCCTGTATCTTTGATATGGTCAATGATATAAAAGAAATTATGACATCGAAATTGATTGTCTTTAGCTACTATAATCCATTATATGTGTTTGGGTTTGAGAAGTTTTGTCAGAAGTGCAAAGAAACTGGCATCTATGGAGTGTTAATACCGGACATTCCGACAGAAGAAGAGTCTGAAGTTATTGATTTATTAGAAGAATTCGGATTAGTACTTATACCACTCGTAACTCCAACTTCTAAAGATCGACTATCCTATATATTGCACAACAAAAAGCGAGGATTTGTTTATTGTGTATCCTCTTTGGGAGTAACTGGTGAACGTGCAAAATTCCATGTGAATTTAAAACAATTTATCGCTCAAGTTCGTGCCCATACGCAGCTTCCAATCGTCATTGGTTTTGGTGTTTCGAACCGAGAACAAGCTCGAGAGATGGCCGAGATGTCTGACGGTGTTGTCATAGGCAGTAAAATTATAAGTATTATAAAAGAAGCTTCTGAAAAGATTTTTCAAGAAGATTATGATAGATTCTCAAATGATGCAGCGAAAACGGTTGCTAAAGAAGTAAGAAAGCATGTTGAAAAACTTTGTCCCTATGTGTACAATAAGTAAAAAATAGCGCGCTAAAGGAGTCTCATTTAGTGAACCAAATAACGAATACTAAACAAGTTTGCATTATAGGCGTCGGACTAATTGGAGGTTCGATCGCCTTATCTATTAAAGAAACATTTCCAGAGTATGAGATCGTTGGAATCGACACAGATTTGAGCATTATTCATGAAGCTATATCTATGGGTGTAGTAGACTGGGGAACAATTGACTTAAATCAAGGAGTGGAGAAGGCTGATATTATTTTTGTTGCAACACCAGTCAAAGCAACTGAATATATCATTAAACAATTATGCCAAGCCCAATTAAAACCGGATTGTATAGTCACAGATGTGGGTAGTACGAAAGAGAACATTTATGAATCGGCAAGATGCTTTCAAGAAAAGTCAATATCATTCATTGGTGGACATCCGATGGCTGGATCAGAAAAATCCGGAGTAAAAGCATCAAACCGCAGACTATTCGAAAACGCATATTACATTCTAACGCCAAGCGATTGGACTCCTCAGCATGCAGTAGATGTTCTGAAGAATGTATTAGAATCGACAAAGGCAGAGATTATTGTCATGTCCTCTAAGGTACATGATGAGGTAGTAGGAGCTATTAGTCACTTACCGCACATCGTAGCATCAGCCTTAGTCAATTTCGTACGTGAGAAAAAGGATAATCCATATTATACAGCGCTGGCAGCAGGAGGATTTCGGGATATTACTCGTATCGCTTCAGCAAGTGTTGAAATGTGGAGAGATATTGTCATTAGTAATAGAGAATCGATGCTTGAAATACTGACAGAATGGGAACGTCATATAGCGGACATTAAACAAGCGATTGACGTGAATGATATAGTTCAAATTGAGCAGTTTTTTGATACGGCGAAAAATTTCCGTGATGATTTACCAATTCGGCAACAAAGTTTAATTCACCAAGCATATCAACTCAATGTCGATGTGCCTGACCATCCGGGTGTCATTGGTAATATCGCTAGTGTACTTGGACGTAATGGTGTAAATATTAGAAATATATATATTACACACAATCGTGAGCGTGGAGAAGGTGCTATGCGTCTAACATTTGTGTCCCGAGATGTACAACAACGAGCGTATGAGGTCTTAACCACAGCCGGGTACGGAGTGCAGATTGAAGATTAAGGAGAGAGCTTTATGGGCCAAAACAACAAGATTGCGTTTCATCCTATAAGTACATTGACAGGTGAATGTGAGGTTCCTGGAGATAAATCAATATCTCACAGAGCTGTTATTTTTGGTAGTATTTCTAAGGGTATAACAGAAATCAATAATTTTTTGCCTGGTTTAGATTGCATTAGTACGATAAGTTGTTTCCAAAAACTAGGAGTAGAGATTAAACAAAAGACATCGAGCACAGTTATTGTGAAAGGTGTCGGGTTACATGGTCTCTTAGAACCATATGATGTATTAGATGTTGGAAATTCTGGAACAACTATCAGGTTATTAACGGGGCTGTTAAGTGGTACGAAATTTTATTCCGTATTAACTGGTGACTCTTCTATTCGTAAACGTCCAATGAAAAGAGTGAAAGAACCTTTACAACAAATGGGTGCTAATCTTATGGGGAGAGATCAAGGGAATTTAGCTCCTATTACAATCATTGGAGCTCCATTACAACCGATGCATTATCACTCTCCAGTGGCAAGCGCACAAGTTAAATCTAGTATTTTATTAGCTGGGTTATGGGTTGATGGACAAACGGTTGTTACGGAACCTACAAAGTCCCGAGATCACACAGAGCGTATGTATACATCTTTTGGCGGTTCATTACATGTAGATGGAAATACAGTGACAATTCTTGGAGGATCTCCAAAATTAGAGGGACAAAAAGTTAATGTTCCTGGTGATATTTCTTCTGCTGCTTTTTTAATGGTTGCTGCATCCATTATTCCAAATAGCGAAATTTGTATTCGAAATGTAGGAATGAATCCAACTAGGTCAGGAATCGTTGATGCTTTGTTAGCAATGAATGCAGACATAGAGATAATCAATGAAAGAAAGTACGGAGAAGAGCTAGTTGCTGATTTCATTGTTCGTTCAAGTAACTTAATAGGTACAGAAATTTCGGGTGATATCATTCCTCGTTTAATTGATGAAATCCCAGTCTTACTAATTGCCGCAACGCAAGCAAAAGGGAAGACCGTAATAAGAGACGCGAAGGAATTACGGGTAAAAGAAACAGATCGTATTCAAGTTATGCATGACGAGTTATTAAAACTTGGTGTTATAACTATCCCAAGGGAAGACGGAATGGAAATAGACGGTGAACAAGAGTTCACAAGTGGTACAATATATACTCATCACGACCATAGGATAGGTATGTGCTTTGCAATCGCTGGTTGTGTTGCTAAAGGGCCAATCTTCATTGAAGACTATGATGCAGTTAAAGTTTCATTTCCTAATTTTACTGAAGTTATGAATTCACTAGGGGCAATCTGTGAATAATCTAGAAACCAATAAACACAACTTGGCAGAAGTGGAGGAGCTATAATTACTCATGAACGTTACAATTGATGGTCAGTCATACCAAGCAAAAAAAGGACAAACTGTATTTGAGTTATGTAGAGAACATCATATTCCACTTCCTGTTTTTGATAAACAATTATTATGTAACTTCATACCGTCCGATGTTACTTATGATATAAGTTTTGTAGAAATAATAGACTCATACCATAGTGCAATAAAGATTGCTGATCAATTGAAATGCGAGAATGGTATGGTACTCGTAACGAATACTGAAAGCGTTATAGAAAAACGCCGAGGAATCATACAAGAAATTTTACAAAATCATCCATTAGATTGTATTTCCTGTAAACGAGCTGGTAAATGCTCTTTACAGGATTTGTGTTATATTTATGGATTGATAGACTCAAATGGTAGAAGGCAATTGAATAAATTTGGTAATGTTCAGATACCTATTGATTCGAGTAACTCATTTTTCATACGAGATTTCTCAAAATGTATCATGTGTGGGAAATGTGTCTCCGTATGTAAAGATATAAATGGCGCACATGCGATTGATTTTGTTTCAAAAGAAGATTATCGAATTGTAACCTCTGTCGGAGACGATAATTTAGAGAACACAAATTGTAATTTTTGTGGAATGTGTATCCAAGTATGTCCTGTTAACGTTTTTATTCCAAAAACTGAAATTCCTTATATAAATCACAAAGATATGGAATTAGTGAAAACCACATGTGGATATTGTGGGGTCGGATGTCAAATGCAATTGAAAGTTGCGGAAAATCGTGTGGTTGGAATTGCTAAAGATGTCACTGGTTCAAATAAAGGTCATTTATGCGTCAAAGGACAATTTGGTTGGCAATATATTCACTCCCAAGAAAGATTAACACATCCATTAATCAAAAACCCAAATACTGGACAGTTTCAGGCAGCTACGTGGGAAGAGGCAATTGACTATATTTATGACAATATCCAACCTATCATCGATGAATATGGTAACAACAGCATAGGAGGACTTTGCTCTGCAAAGTGTACAAATGAAGAAAATTACCTTTTTCAGAAGCTGTTCCGCACCGTGTTTCATACAAATAATGTAGATCATTGTGCTCGACTCTGACACAGCTCATCCGTTGCCGGTCTGGCAACTGTATTTGGAAGTGGAGCTATGTCTAACTCATATAACGAAATCTTAAATACAGACGTAATTATTGTTACTGGTGCGAACACCACAGAAGCCCATCCAGTGATTGGTTATCGTATCAAGCAAGCGGTGAAAAAGGGTGCTACACTAATTGTGATAGATCCACGTAAGATTCCTTTAACGAATTACGCAAGCAAATGGATCGCGTTAAAGCCTGGTACAAATATTGCTTTCTTTAATGGTCTAGCGAATATTATATATCAACAAGGTTGGTGGAATCAGTCCTTTGTAGAGCAATATACGGAGGATATCGAAAAATGGCTAGAATCCAACCAATACTATACTCCTGAACGAGTCGAAGAGATTACAGGAGTTACTTGTGAAGATTTATATTACGTTGCTAGAGTATATGCAAATGCCAATAATGCCATGATTCTATATGCAATGGGGATAACGCAACATAGCTCAGGGACAGACAATGTCCTATCGTTAGCAAACTTAACAATGTTAACAGGGCACATAGGCAGAGAAAGTACAGGATTGAATCCATTAAGAGGTCAAAATAATGTCCAGGGTGCTTGTGATATGGGTGGTTTACCAAATGTACTACCAGGTTATGCAAGTATAAATGATGATTCACAACGAAGGCGTTTTAGTGAAGGATGGAGTACTCCACTTCCTGATAGTACAGGGCTAACGCTAACAGAGATGTATGATGAGGCATTAAATGGGAATTTAAAAGCCATGTATATTATGGGGGAAAACCCCGCTGTTGCTGATCCTGATAGCACCTTTATAAGGGACGCAATTGGTAGTCTACAATTTCTGATTGTTCAGGATATATTTATGACGGAAACTGCACAACAGGCGAATGTAGTACTTCCTGCAGTTACATTTGTTGAAAAAAATGGAACCGTTACCAATACGGAACGTTGTGTTCAACGAGTCCGACAAGGCATTCAACCGATCGGTCAGGCGAAAGCTGATTGGGAGATTATACAGCTGATGGCAAGACGTTTTCATGCACAATGGAAATTCACAGATCCTGAGGAGATTTTTGAAGAAATACGACTACTAGTACCTCAATATCACGGGATTCGTTATGATAGAATTAACCAACAGGGTATTCAATGGCCTTGTCCAACACTAGAACACGCAGGGACTCCATATCTTCATAAGGGTGGCTTTGCTCGAGGAAAAGGTCGATTTACGCCAATCGATTATAGAGTATCAGGTGAAACGGCTGATGAAGAATATCCATTTATTTTAACGACTGGTAGAAACTTATACCATTGGCATACAGGAAGTATGAGTCGCAAAGTACAAGGGCTCGAACACATACTATCCGAAGAGCACATGCAAATTCACCCTGAAGATGCTATATTATATAATCTACAAGAAAATTCTAAAGTCCAAGTAACTTCGAGACGGGGATCGGTCGTGACAAATCTTGAAATTACCGATATGGTACCAAGAGGGACTTTATTTATGACGTTTCATTTTAGTGAAACATTAACAAACACGTTAACGAGTTCGCATCGAGATCCAGTGAGCAAAATACCAGAAGCAAAGGTAACGGCAGTTAACATTAAGAAAGTTAGTATATAAGGTGTTATGAGGCGTTGTTGTTTTCATTTATCTTCATCTAAAGCTCCACTAGGGCAAGTGCTGCAAAAAAGAAAATAAAGATAATGAAAATGATGAGAGCACTAGGATAGAAAAAGGCATAGAAGAACAAAAATACGGTTCCTGTTAACACAAGCATTTTTGCTATGCCTGCTAATTCTTCTAGAAAGCATTGATAGCTCCGTCTTCTCATCATAGCAAACCATAAACGTCTTAAGGAAGTGGGGAATCCTTTAAGCATAAAGTAACCTCCCTATATTTTTACTTCACATATTTAATAAACTGTTGGATAGTTTTTTTAAACAGTTTTTTTTCGCTTTTGGCAAATACCGCCAAATATATTTGACTGTTTTTTTGAAAAAAAAATAAAAAACATTTTCCCGCTTTTGGAGTGTAGCCAGTTTTACCAGCTATCACTCCATTTTTATTGAGCAGTACGTTTGTTGTACTATAAATCTTATATTTTTTCGATTTATGAAATAGCTTGCATTTTGGCTTTTGTAATATATTCATAATCGTTTGATTTTGATACACATGGAGGCCTAATATGACTAAATCACTGATAGTCGTGAAGTGAAGTTTATTGTGTAAACCGTGGGGATTAATGAATGAGCTTTGATGCATACCTATCTGTAATAATTTTTTCTTAGCTAGTTGATGCCACAATTGCTGGGTACGTTTTTCTGTATGAGTAGCTAAAATCATTGCAATATCATTCATACTCTTGATCAGTAATCCATTCAATAATTCCTCGATTGTATAAGCATGACCTAATTGTAAATCCGCACGATATCTAGGTACCTTAGGTGCATAATCTACTATGATTTTTTCTTTTACATCAAAATAATCAAGCACAACAAGAGCAGTGATAAGTTTAGTTATACTAGCAGGATATATTTTTTTTTGAATATTACATTGGGTTATCCATGCCTGGTTTGTTAAAGAATAGATACCATAATTACTACTTAAATGTTGTACGGGACCCATGTTATTGCTCATTTCTTTTTGCAGTTAATTTACGTATTAAAGTTTCCATACGGAAGTCTCTGGATGCTTTAAAATATACGTACATATCTTTACTAAAGCGATTCCGTAGATATTGATAGGCTGCTTTCTTATTTTTCAGATATGTGCTATTCACCGTATTATTACTACTATTCGCACCATCCACAACAGATTTACCATGGACACCTATACCAACAACATCTATACCTAAATCTGCAGCATGTTTTCCAACTTTTTTATGACCCTGTATTGTGTGTGTACCTTGTTCGCTCATATCACCAATTACAGCAAGCATAGGTTTGCCTTTTGAAATTTTTTTCATCGTATTTAGTCCTTCTATAGCTGCCGTAGGATTGGCATTATAAGCATCACTAATTAATGTTGTACCATTAAGACCTCTAAGTACTTGCGTGCGCATGCCAGCATTTTTAAAAGTAGATAATCTTTGTTTCATACGACTGTAAGGCACGTTTAGGATGAATCCAGTAGCAATAGCTGCAAGAGCATTATATAGATTATGTTCACCAATGGTTGGAACGTGAAAACTATAGGTATTATTCTCATATTCAATCTTAAAAGAAGTTGCCCGATTTAAGTATTGGATATCATAAGCTTTGATATCAGCCTTATTGTGGATTCCGACATATATGATTTTTTTTCCTTTAAATTTTGATACATTAATTCTATCTGTATAAGGATTATCAGCATTTAAAATTAGATAGCCATTGCTAGAAATTTCTCCAACAATCTCACTTTTTGCACGGATAATATTCTCGATTGAGTTTCCTAGTTTTCCTATATGCGCATCGCCGATGTTGGTTATAATCCCTATGGTAGG
The window above is part of the Desulfuribacillus stibiiarsenatis genome. Proteins encoded here:
- a CDS encoding UDP-N-acetylmuramoyl-tripeptide--D-alanyl-D-alanine ligase, whose amino-acid sequence is MNIGKFVSIVNGVTKSPSSIPISRIIYEYTRFVSKGDFFWVRDREGNIGKIKKAIQRGAVGIISPLSLRGRLQEHSHIHYVYVNKSMIKKYCNYHRNQFNLPVIGITGSAGKTTTKNMVSQILKSQGKVIHTVASVNAVGTAPMYALKINSSHRYGVFEMGMKGLGQIRVMGSYLKPTIGIITNIGDAHIGKLGNSIENIIRAKSEIVGEISSNGYLILNADNPYTDRINVSKFKGKKIIYVGIHNKADIKAYDIQYLNRATSFKIEYENNTYSFHVPTIGEHNLYNALAAIATGFILNVPYSRMKQRLSTFKNAGMRTQVLRGLNGTTLISDAYNANPTAAIEGLNTMKKISKGKPMLAVIGDMSEQGTHTIQGHKKVGKHAADLGIDVVGIGVHGKSVVDGANSSNNTVNSTYLKNKKAAYQYLRNRFSKDMYVYFKASRDFRMETLIRKLTAKRNEQ
- a CDS encoding D-alanyl-D-alanine carboxypeptidase family protein; translated protein: MGPVQHLSSNYGIYSLTNQAWITQCNIQKKIYPASITKLITALVVLDYFDVKEKIIVDYAPKVPRYRADLQLGHAYTIEELLNGLLIKSMNDIAMILATHTEKRTQQLWHQLAKKKLLQIGMHQSSFINPHGLHNKLHFTTISDLVILGLHVYQNQTIMNILQKPKCKLFHKSKKYKIYSTTNVLLNKNGVIAGKTGYTPKAGKCFLFFFQKNSQIYLAVFAKSEKKLFKKTIQQFIKYVK